The Knoellia sp. S7-12 region CCAACGCCCGTCGCGGACTGAATGACGAGGTCGTCCTCGACATCTCGCGGCGCAAGAGTGAGCCGCAGTGGATGGAGGACCTCCGCATGAAGTCGCTGCGCCTGTTCTACAAGAAGCCCATGCCGACGTGGGGGAGCGACCTCACCGGCATCGACTTCCAGAACATCAAGTACTTCGTGAAGTCGACCGAGAAGCAGGCCACCTCCTGGGAGGACCTGCCCGAGGACATCAAGAACACCTACGACCGGCTCGGCATCCCCGAGGCAGAGAAGCAGCGCCTCGTGTCCGGCGTCGCGGCTCAGTACGAGTCCGAGGTCGTCTACCACCAGATCCGCGAGGACCTGGAGGAGAAGGGCGTCATCTTCGTCGACACCGACACGGGCCTGCGCGAGCACGAGGACCTGTTCCGCGAGTACTTCGCGTCGGTGATCCCCGCCGGTGACAACAAGTTCGCCGCGCTCAACACCGCCGTCTGGTCGGGTGGGTCGTTCATCTACATCCCGCCGGGCGTCCACGTCGACATCCCGCTGCAGGCCTACTTCCGGATCAACACCGAGAACATGGGCCAGTTCGAGCGGACGCTGATCATCGCGGACGAGGGCTCCTACGTGCACTACGTCGAGGGCTGCACCGCGCCGATCTACCAGTCCGACTCGCTGCACTCGGCCGTCGTCGAGATCATCGTCAAGAAGAACGCCCGCGTGCGTTACACGACGATCCAGAACTGGTCCAACAACGTCTACAACCTCGTCACCAAGCGCGCGACCTGCGCCGAGGGCGCGACGATGGAGTGGATCGACGGCAACATCGGCTCCAAGGTGACGATGAAGTACCCCGCGGTCTTCCTCATGGGCGAGTACGCCAAGGGCGAGACGCTCTCCGTCGCCTTCGCTGGCGAGGGCCAGCACCAGGACGCCGGTTCCAAGATGGTCCACGCTGCCCCCAACACCTCCTCGACGATCGTGTCGAAGTCGGTCGCCCGTGGCGGTGGCCGCACGTCCTACCGCGGCCTCGTCCAGATCATGGAGGGCGCACACGGCTCCAAGTCGAGCGTCGTCTGCGACGCCCTGCTCGTCGACACGATCAGCCGCTCCGACACCTACCCCTACGTCGACATCCGCGAGGACGACGTGACGATGGGCCACGAGGCCACCGTCTCCAAGGTGTCCGAGGACCAGATGTTCTATCTCATGTCCCGAGGCATGTCAGAGACCGAGGCCATGGCGATGATCGTGCGCGGCTTCGTCGAGCCCATCGCCAAGGAACTCCCCATGGAGTACGCCCTCGAGCTGAACCGCCTCATTGAGCTCCAGATGGAAGGAGCAGTCGGCTGATGAGCCTGCTGACCCCCCAGAAGAACCCCGCCGCTGGAGCCCATGTGGACTCCGCCGCTGCCTTCGTCCCCGATCAGTCCCGCGCCGAGCGGACCACCTCGTATGCCGTGGCGGACTTCCCGGTCCCGTCCGGTCGCGAGGAGGAGTGGCGGTTCACTCCCGTCGACCGTCTCCAGGCCCTGTTTGCCGAGACGGCCGGCACGGCCCTACGCCGCGAGGAGTCACTGCCCGACGGCGTGACCGTCTCGTCGCTCTCTCGTGAGGAGTGGCAGGGGAGTGCTGCGCCGAAGCCGGCTGACCGCGCTGCCGTCGTCGCGACCGCCCAGGCCGAGTCGATCACCGTGCTCGACGTCCCGGCCGAGGCCGAGCTCGCCGAGCCCGTGCGCCTGCTGCTCACCGGTGACGGCGGGCTGTCCCACGGACACACCGTCATTCGCGTGGGCAAGTTCGCCAGGGCGACCGTCGTCCTGCGTCACGAGGGCGACGCCCAGTACTCCGAGCTGCTCTCCGTCGTCGTCGGCGACGGAGCCGACGTCACCGTCGTCACGGTCCAGGAGTGGGCCGACAGCGCCCTGCACCTCGGGCAGCACGACGTCGTCGTCGGCCGTGACGCCAAGGTCCGCCACATCGCGGTCACCCTCGGTGGCGGCATCGTGCGGCTCAACACCAATGCCTCGTATGCCGGTCCCGGCGGTTCGTTCGAAGCGCTCGGCGTCTACTTCGCCGACGCAGGACAGCACCAGGAGCACCGGCTGTTCGTCGACCACGAGGCGCCCCACTGTCGCTCCAACGTCGAATACAAGGGCGCTCTCCAGGGCGACAGTGCGCACACGGTGTGGGTCGGTGACGTCCTCATCCGCGCAGCCGCCGAGGGCACCGACACCTACGAGCTCAACCGCAACCTCATCCTCACTGACGGCGCTCGCGCCGACTCCGTGCCCAACCTCGAGATCGAGACCGGCGAGATCGCCGGAGCCGGACACGCCTCTGCCACCGGCCGATTCGACGACCAGCAGCTGTTCTACCTGCAGGCTCGTGGCATTGACGAGGACACCGCCCGACGACTCGTCGTGCGTGGCTTCTTTGCCTCGATCATCGGTCGCATCGGCGTGCCCGAGATCGAGGAGCACCTCATGGAGGCGATCGACCGCGAGCTGGAGGCCAACGCATGAGCGAGGTCACCGGAGCCGCCACACGGTCCAGCTCGGCTGTCTTCACGCGTGTCTGCTCCCTTGACGAGCTCCCCACCGTGGGAGCCGCAGCGGCAGACATCCACGGCCGGACGGTCGCCATCGTCCGCACCGAGGACGGCGATGTCCACGCCGTTGACGACATCTGCAGCCACGCCAATGTGTCGCTTTCCGAGGGCGAGCTCGACGGCTGCACCCTCGAGTGCTGGCTCCACGGCTCACGTTTCGACATCCGCACCGGCACACCGTCCGGCCCCCCGGCGACCGTCCCCATCGCCGTCCACACCGTCAAGATCGAGAACGGTGACGTCTTCGTCGCCGTCGCTGAGGAGAACTGAAATATGAGCACCCTTGTGATCAAGGACCTCCACGTCACGGTGGACACCGAGCAGGGCACCAAGGAGATCCTCCGCGGCGTCACGCTGACCATCAACTCGGGCGAGACCCACGCGATCATGGGCCCCAACGGCTCGGGCAAGTCGACCCTCGCCTACTCCATCGCCGGTCACCCCAAGTACACCGTCACCAGCGGCACCGTCACCCTCGACGGTGAGGATGTCCTCGCGATGAGTGTCGACGAGCGCGCCCGCGCCGGGCTCTTCCTCGCGATGCAGTACCCCGTCGAGGTCCCCGGCGTGACGGTGAGCAACTTCCTGCGCACCGCCAAGACCGCGATCGACGGCGAGGCCCCCAAGCTCCGCACGTGGGTCAAGGAACTCAAGCAGTCCATGACCGACCTCAAGATGGACCCGGCCGTGTCCGAGCGCGGGGTCAACGAGGGCTTCTCCGGTGGCGAGAAGAAGCGTCACGAGATCCTCCAGATGGAGCTGCTCAAGCCCAAGATCGCCATCCTCGACGAGACCGACTCCGGCCTCGATGTCGACGCGCTCCGCATCGTCTCCGAGGGCGTCAACCGCGCCAAGGAGGCCACGGGTTCGGGCGTTCTGCTCATCACGCACTACACGCGGATCCTGCGCTACATCCAGCCCGACTTCGTGCACGTCTTCGTCGACGGCAAGATCGCCGAGCAGGGTGGATCCGAGCTCGCCGACCGCCTCGAGGCCGAGGGCTATGACCGCTTTCAGACCGCACCCGCGACCGTCACGACCGCGTGATTGGAGGCTCAAATGCCTGAGCCGTTGAGTACGCCGTTCACCGCTGAGGAAGTAGCCCGCATCCGGGCCGACTTCCCGATCCTTGCGCGCACTGTGCGTGACGGTGCGTCGCTCGTCTATCTCGACTCGGGCGCGACCTCCCACAAGCCGGTCCAGGTCCTCGACGCGGAGCGTGACTTCTATGAGCGCCTGAACTCTGCGCCGCACCGCGGGGCACACGCACTCTCCGAAGAGGCGACGGCGGCATACGAAGGTGCCCGTGAGCGCATCGCGGCGTTCATCGGGGCGCAGGCGCAGGACGTCGTCTTCACCAAGAACGCGACGGAGTCGCTCAACCTGGTCGCCTACGCGTTCTCGAACTCGCCGCACCCGGGCATCCCGGGCAGCGAGCGGTTTGCGCTCGGCGAGGGCGACGAGGTGCTCATCACCGAGATGGAGCACCACGCCAACCTCGTGCCGTGGCAGGAGCTCTGTCGTCGCACCGGCGCCACGCTGCGGTGGATCCCCGTCACCGACGACGGTCGGCTCGACCTCAGCGCTCTGGGCGAGCTCATCAACGAGCACACCAAGGTCGTCGCCCTCGTTCACGCGTCCAACGTCCTCGGCACGGTCAACCCCGTCAGCGAGATTGCCGAGCGAGCCCACGAGGTCGGTGCAGTCGTCGTCCTCGACGCCTGCCAGTCGGTGCCGCACCTCAGTGTTGACGTCGAGAACCTCAGCGCGCATGGCGTCGACTTCGTTGCCTTCTCTGGCCACAAGATGTTCGGTCCGAGCGGCATCGGCGTCCTCTGGGGGCGCCGCGAACTGCTCGAGGCCATGCCGCCATTTCTCACCGGTGGCTCGATGATCGAGATGGTCCGCATGGAGGGCAGCACCTATGCGCCGCCACCGCAGCGCTTCGAGGCCGGGGTCCCGATGTCCGCGCAGGCGATCGGCCTCGCAGCAGCTGTCGACTACATCAACGAGCTCGGGATCGAGCGCATCCACGCGCACGAGCTGGCCCTCACTGAGCGGCTGCTCGCCGGTCTCGCCACGCGCTCCTGGATCACCGTCGTCGGCCCGACTGACCTCGAATCCCGTGGTGGCACCGTCGCATTCGTCGTCGACGGCGTCCACGCCCACGACGTCGGGCACGTGCTCGACAGCGCCGGTGTCGCCGTCCGTGTCGGTCACCACTGCGCGTGGCCGCTGCACCGCCGCTTCAAGGTGGCGGCGACGACGCGAGCCAGCTTCGCGGCATACAACACGTTCGACGAAGTCGACACCCTCCTCGACGCGCTCGACCGCGTTCCGCAGATTTACGGAGTGGCCAGCTGATGGACCTGTTTCAAGAACTGATCCTCGAGCACTCGAAGCGCCCGCAGCATGCTGGTTTGCGCGAGCCGTTCGAGGCCGAGGTGCACCACGTCAACCCGACGTGCGGGGACGAGGTGACCATGCGGATCCACGTCGTTGGAGAAGGAGATGCGGCCATCGTCGAGGACATCTCCTACGACGCGCTCGGCTGCTCGATCAGCATGGCCTCGACGTCGATCCTCGCTGAGGAGAGCATCGGTCGCCCGCTGAGCGAGGTCCTCGTGACCTTCGAGGCGATGAAGGCCATGCTCACCTCCAAGGGTGAGGACCCCGGCGACGAAGAGGTCATCGGTGACGGTGTCGCCCTCGCCGGTGTCGGCAAGTACCCCGCACGCGTCAAGTGCGCCCTCCTGGGATGGATGGCGTTCACTGACGCGTTGCACCAGAGTGGTCGTGGAAATGCCACGGTGACCACCACTCCGCCCGCGCAAGAACCTGTGAAGTCCGTGGAAGGAACGTCATGAGTGAGACCACCAACGCACCGGTCAATGTGGCCGACGTCGAGGAGGCCATGCGCGATGTCGTCGACCCCGAGCTAGGGATCAACGTCGTCGACCTCGGCCTCGTCTACGGCATCACCGTCGATGGCCAGAACCACGCCGTCATCGACATGACCCTGACGTCGGCGGCCTGCCCGCTCACCGATGTCATCGA contains the following coding sequences:
- the sufU gene encoding Fe-S cluster assembly sulfur transfer protein SufU; translated protein: MDLFQELILEHSKRPQHAGLREPFEAEVHHVNPTCGDEVTMRIHVVGEGDAAIVEDISYDALGCSISMASTSILAEESIGRPLSEVLVTFEAMKAMLTSKGEDPGDEEVIGDGVALAGVGKYPARVKCALLGWMAFTDALHQSGRGNATVTTTPPAQEPVKSVEGTS
- a CDS encoding non-heme iron oxygenase ferredoxin subunit; this translates as MSEVTGAATRSSSAVFTRVCSLDELPTVGAAAADIHGRTVAIVRTEDGDVHAVDDICSHANVSLSEGELDGCTLECWLHGSRFDIRTGTPSGPPATVPIAVHTVKIENGDVFVAVAEEN
- the sufB gene encoding Fe-S cluster assembly protein SufB produces the protein MSTIEELNPGLKDIGRYDFGWADSDTAGTNARRGLNDEVVLDISRRKSEPQWMEDLRMKSLRLFYKKPMPTWGSDLTGIDFQNIKYFVKSTEKQATSWEDLPEDIKNTYDRLGIPEAEKQRLVSGVAAQYESEVVYHQIREDLEEKGVIFVDTDTGLREHEDLFREYFASVIPAGDNKFAALNTAVWSGGSFIYIPPGVHVDIPLQAYFRINTENMGQFERTLIIADEGSYVHYVEGCTAPIYQSDSLHSAVVEIIVKKNARVRYTTIQNWSNNVYNLVTKRATCAEGATMEWIDGNIGSKVTMKYPAVFLMGEYAKGETLSVAFAGEGQHQDAGSKMVHAAPNTSSTIVSKSVARGGGRTSYRGLVQIMEGAHGSKSSVVCDALLVDTISRSDTYPYVDIREDDVTMGHEATVSKVSEDQMFYLMSRGMSETEAMAMIVRGFVEPIAKELPMEYALELNRLIELQMEGAVG
- the sufD gene encoding Fe-S cluster assembly protein SufD; this translates as MSLLTPQKNPAAGAHVDSAAAFVPDQSRAERTTSYAVADFPVPSGREEEWRFTPVDRLQALFAETAGTALRREESLPDGVTVSSLSREEWQGSAAPKPADRAAVVATAQAESITVLDVPAEAELAEPVRLLLTGDGGLSHGHTVIRVGKFARATVVLRHEGDAQYSELLSVVVGDGADVTVVTVQEWADSALHLGQHDVVVGRDAKVRHIAVTLGGGIVRLNTNASYAGPGGSFEALGVYFADAGQHQEHRLFVDHEAPHCRSNVEYKGALQGDSAHTVWVGDVLIRAAAEGTDTYELNRNLILTDGARADSVPNLEIETGEIAGAGHASATGRFDDQQLFYLQARGIDEDTARRLVVRGFFASIIGRIGVPEIEEHLMEAIDRELEANA
- a CDS encoding metal-sulfur cluster assembly factor; this translates as MSETTNAPVNVADVEEAMRDVVDPELGINVVDLGLVYGITVDGQNHAVIDMTLTSAACPLTDVIEDQTQQSLEGLVSSYRVNWVWMPPWGPDKITDDGRDQLRALGFNL
- the sufC gene encoding Fe-S cluster assembly ATPase SufC: MSTLVIKDLHVTVDTEQGTKEILRGVTLTINSGETHAIMGPNGSGKSTLAYSIAGHPKYTVTSGTVTLDGEDVLAMSVDERARAGLFLAMQYPVEVPGVTVSNFLRTAKTAIDGEAPKLRTWVKELKQSMTDLKMDPAVSERGVNEGFSGGEKKRHEILQMELLKPKIAILDETDSGLDVDALRIVSEGVNRAKEATGSGVLLITHYTRILRYIQPDFVHVFVDGKIAEQGGSELADRLEAEGYDRFQTAPATVTTA
- a CDS encoding cysteine desulfurase; translation: MPEPLSTPFTAEEVARIRADFPILARTVRDGASLVYLDSGATSHKPVQVLDAERDFYERLNSAPHRGAHALSEEATAAYEGARERIAAFIGAQAQDVVFTKNATESLNLVAYAFSNSPHPGIPGSERFALGEGDEVLITEMEHHANLVPWQELCRRTGATLRWIPVTDDGRLDLSALGELINEHTKVVALVHASNVLGTVNPVSEIAERAHEVGAVVVLDACQSVPHLSVDVENLSAHGVDFVAFSGHKMFGPSGIGVLWGRRELLEAMPPFLTGGSMIEMVRMEGSTYAPPPQRFEAGVPMSAQAIGLAAAVDYINELGIERIHAHELALTERLLAGLATRSWITVVGPTDLESRGGTVAFVVDGVHAHDVGHVLDSAGVAVRVGHHCAWPLHRRFKVAATTRASFAAYNTFDEVDTLLDALDRVPQIYGVAS